The Nostoc sp. NIES-3756 DNA window GTTGGTGAAGCGGGAAAACTATGTGATGTGACTAATCCAGATATTTATGCTGCGGCTATAGAAGAGATTTTAACCCAAGATTGGCAAGTACGCGCCCGTGAAAATGCTTTACGTTTCAGTTGGGAAAATATAGCTTTAAGTTATCGTGATTTGATTTTAGAAACTATTCATACTCATCGCCAAATTCCTAATTAAATTCAAACACAAAACCTTATGCCAAAAGTTTCTATAGTAATTCCAGCTTACAATGCAATGGTCTATCTACCAACAACGCTGGATACTGTTTTCAAGCAAACATTTACTGACTTTGAAGTATTAATAATTAATGATGGTAGCTCTGATAAGATTGTAGATTGGGTTGCCAGTCTTACAGATGCCAGAATCCGCCTCATTAATCAAGAGAATCAAGGTTTAACTGGCGCACATAATACAGGTGTAATCCAAGCACAAGGTGAATATATTGCATTTTTAGATGCTGATGATCTGTGGGAACCGAGCAAATTAGAAAAACAAGTAAATTGCTTAGATAAAAATCCTGAAGTTGGTTTAGTGGATACTTGGGTAATGTTAATTGATGAGGATGGAGTATCTACTGGAACGGTACTTAAAACTAACGCCGAAGGTAACGTCTGGCAACAAATTATTCAATGTCCTACTGTTGTCTGTGGTAGTTCGCCATTAGTCCGCAAAATTTGCTTTCAAGAATTAGGTTTATTTGATCCAGAAATGGGTGGTTCATCCGATTGGGATATGTGGATTCGGATTGCATCTCGTTATAATTTTGCCTTAATAAAAGAACCGTTAACTCTGTACAGACAACATCGTAGTAGTATGTCAA harbors:
- a CDS encoding glycosyltransferase family 2 protein, which translates into the protein MPKVSIVIPAYNAMVYLPTTLDTVFKQTFTDFEVLIINDGSSDKIVDWVASLTDARIRLINQENQGLTGAHNTGVIQAQGEYIAFLDADDLWEPSKLEKQVNCLDKNPEVGLVDTWVMLIDEDGVSTGTVLKTNAEGNVWQQIIQCPTVVCGSSPLVRKICFQELGLFDPEMGGSSDWDMWIRIASRYNFALIKEPLTLYRQHRSSMSKNCDRVFKENQAVIEKTFKSVPPELQNLKQRAYALVYLYLAWRALDNRNYEQAVYYRQQAYINDPKVIYSKSGLSQQFAITLTRFFGSSGLDGVRNISRTLRRNILALIS